In one window of Armatimonadota bacterium DNA:
- a CDS encoding glycerophosphodiester phosphodiesterase family protein, whose amino-acid sequence MRRLREIASVHVLSVIAAAPCTFILFSALPDSGCLAEYAAEFARAYESRGGPALVIGHRGAPTEAPENTLAAFRKALDLGAHGVELDVRLTADGHLVIMHDDTVDRTTDGTGAVADMTLEQIRSLSAGGETVPTLHEALQTVAPRGEAMLDLKFSGTSERWRELVEKTVAVIEELRCAKSVRFLIYDWNAVPLVKEHPGIRLYLDIYRTPPGEVIERFGKELANPDHCILYAWWDRIEFEQIREAHQLGFRICIFHPSGDVQGLENLLRMGADAILTDHTRLLLDLRAEIKPG is encoded by the coding sequence ATGCGGCGCCTTCGGGAGATCGCATCGGTGCACGTCTTGTCCGTAATTGCAGCCGCTCCTTGCACGTTCATTCTGTTCTCCGCCCTACCGGACAGTGGGTGTCTCGCCGAGTACGCGGCGGAGTTCGCCCGCGCGTACGAGAGCCGCGGCGGCCCGGCTCTCGTCATCGGCCACCGCGGGGCGCCGACCGAGGCGCCGGAGAACACGCTGGCCGCATTCCGCAAGGCGCTCGACCTCGGCGCCCACGGCGTCGAGTTGGACGTGCGCCTCACGGCGGATGGCCATCTCGTCATCATGCACGACGACACGGTAGATCGCACGACCGACGGAACCGGCGCCGTCGCCGACATGACGTTGGAACAGATCCGGAGCCTATCCGCGGGCGGGGAAACGGTGCCGACGCTGCACGAGGCCTTGCAGACGGTGGCGCCGCGCGGCGAGGCGATGCTCGACCTCAAGTTTTCCGGGACTTCGGAGCGATGGCGCGAGTTGGTCGAGAAGACCGTCGCCGTGATCGAGGAGTTGCGCTGCGCGAAATCAGTGCGCTTCCTGATCTACGATTGGAACGCGGTGCCGCTGGTGAAAGAGCACCCGGGGATTCGCCTCTACCTCGACATCTACCGAACGCCGCCCGGGGAAGTCATCGAGCGGTTCGGCAAGGAGCTGGCCAACCCCGATCACTGCATCCTCTACGCTTGGTGGGACCGGATTGAATTCGAGCAAATACGCGAGGCGCACCAGCTCGGCTTTCGCATCTGCATCTTCCACCCCTCAGGCGACGTGCAAGGCCTCGAGAATTTGCTCCGCATGGGGGCCGATGCGATCCTCACCGACCACACTCGACTACTGCTCGACCTGCGTGCGGAAATCAAGCCGGGATGA
- a CDS encoding Gfo/Idh/MocA family oxidoreductase yields the protein MSEPVTLGLIGCGGMMGAHLRGLKHLWEADLRDFRVVATCDIDKAKAVRFADEIEAVQGARPNVYTDVAKLLAKEKNLEAVDISTVHRAHHTVAIPCFEAGKHVTIEKPLALTMRAGKLMLDAAGKAGTVFQVAENYRRSPDYRAINWAIKSGRIGKLRMMFWIDVGERRWYWTWREHRSEAGGGWVLDGGVHHADLFRYHVGEVVTVSAQVEKFDPIRYRKGETLEDPVEVDVEDCVMALLTFDNGALGEWTSTSAAPGVGFNRHGVYGEEGSLIFGEGLVTRDGKMTMKRLVRKYMASLSRDEKERWFPGGVTDTVATELEEFFRAIRGGPQVEITGLEGYKDQAICEAVYESAAAGKPVRVADIESLKIEKYQRDLNEQVGIA from the coding sequence ATGTCAGAACCTGTGACCCTCGGCCTCATCGGCTGCGGCGGCATGATGGGCGCCCACCTCCGCGGCCTGAAGCACCTCTGGGAGGCCGACCTGCGCGACTTCCGCGTCGTCGCGACGTGCGACATTGATAAGGCGAAGGCCGTCAGATTCGCGGATGAGATCGAAGCCGTCCAAGGCGCGCGGCCGAACGTGTACACCGATGTCGCAAAGCTGCTCGCCAAGGAGAAGAACCTGGAGGCGGTTGACATCTCGACCGTCCACCGCGCCCACCACACCGTCGCGATCCCGTGCTTCGAGGCGGGCAAGCACGTCACGATCGAGAAGCCGCTCGCGCTGACTATGCGCGCGGGCAAGCTGATGCTCGACGCCGCGGGCAAGGCGGGCACGGTGTTCCAGGTCGCCGAGAACTACCGCCGCTCCCCCGACTACCGCGCCATCAATTGGGCCATCAAGTCGGGCCGCATCGGCAAGCTCCGCATGATGTTCTGGATCGACGTCGGCGAGCGCCGCTGGTACTGGACCTGGCGCGAGCACCGCAGCGAGGCCGGCGGCGGCTGGGTGCTCGACGGCGGCGTCCACCACGCCGACCTCTTCCGTTACCACGTCGGCGAGGTCGTAACCGTATCCGCGCAGGTCGAGAAATTCGATCCCATTCGCTACCGCAAGGGCGAGACGCTGGAAGACCCCGTCGAGGTTGACGTCGAGGACTGCGTCATGGCGCTGCTGACGTTCGACAACGGCGCGCTCGGCGAATGGACCTCGACCTCCGCTGCCCCTGGCGTGGGTTTCAACCGGCACGGCGTGTACGGCGAGGAGGGCTCGCTGATCTTCGGCGAAGGGCTGGTGACGCGCGACGGCAAGATGACGATGAAGCGGCTCGTCCGCAAGTACATGGCGAGCCTGTCCAGGGACGAGAAAGAGCGCTGGTTCCCGGGCGGCGTGACCGATACGGTCGCGACAGAGCTGGAGGAATTCTTCCGCGCGATCCGCGGCGGGCCGCAGGTCGAGATCACCGGCCTCGAGGGGTACAAGGACCAGGCGATCTGCGAGGCGGTGTACGAATCGGCGGCAGCTGGCAAGCCGGTGCGCGTCGCCGACATCGAGTCGCTCAAGATCGAGAAGTACCAGCGCGACCTCAACGAACAGGTCGGCATCGCGTAG